In a single window of the Aridibaculum aurantiacum genome:
- a CDS encoding TolC family protein: MRIFLSTLLLLITLATSAQQKWSIRQCIEYASNNNITVKQALAQAKLSQVSYQQARMSRLPTLNGNISANYQHGLNENPTTGTLESSDFIAGNIGLQTQYNIFNWGARKHNIAANELFAKADAVGVGRAKNDISLLVANAFLQVMLRREQIRVNEVQLEQTRAQLSNTRKLVNAGSQPELNAIQIEAQLVRDSALLLQTRALEKQALITLQSYLNIDLATPFDIEAPPVETIPVESLAALQPEDVYAVAVTTQPVQLMTGMRIQASEMQAKSARASMYPTITAFGSLNTRFVDAGVPTLIGIQPNQPTGAVVVDGSGNTYNVLAPKAVFETRPIALHRQLNTNFGQAIGLSLNFPIFNQWSTRSQWERAKVNVQQAQLQDEQEKLTLKSNIYSAYQDAFASLQIYNASLRNVEASERAFNISQKRLDVGLLGTLDYLITQGNLNRARIEAVSNRYDYIFKLKVLEFYKGMGVQL; encoded by the coding sequence ATGAGAATTTTTCTTTCAACCCTTCTATTGCTCATTACACTTGCCACCTCTGCCCAACAAAAATGGAGCATCCGCCAGTGTATAGAATATGCATCCAACAACAACATTACTGTAAAGCAGGCGCTGGCCCAGGCTAAACTCTCACAGGTATCTTACCAGCAGGCACGCATGAGCAGGTTGCCAACTTTGAATGGCAATATCAGCGCTAACTACCAGCATGGTCTCAACGAAAATCCTACTACCGGTACCCTTGAGAGTTCCGACTTCATAGCCGGGAATATTGGTTTGCAAACACAGTACAACATCTTTAACTGGGGTGCACGTAAGCACAATATTGCTGCCAATGAATTGTTCGCTAAGGCAGATGCAGTAGGTGTGGGCCGCGCTAAGAATGATATTTCTCTACTGGTGGCAAATGCTTTTTTGCAGGTAATGCTCCGCCGCGAACAAATAAGAGTAAATGAAGTACAACTGGAGCAAACAAGAGCTCAGTTATCAAACACACGAAAATTAGTAAACGCAGGTTCTCAGCCAGAACTGAATGCCATCCAGATTGAAGCGCAGTTGGTGAGGGACTCAGCTTTGTTACTGCAAACACGTGCTTTAGAAAAGCAGGCCCTGATCACCCTGCAGTCGTACCTGAACATTGATCTTGCTACGCCTTTCGATATAGAAGCGCCACCTGTGGAAACCATACCTGTTGAAAGCCTTGCAGCGCTTCAGCCCGAAGATGTATATGCAGTTGCTGTTACTACACAACCCGTACAACTAATGACCGGCATGCGCATCCAGGCGTCTGAGATGCAAGCGAAATCAGCACGAGCAAGTATGTATCCTACTATTACAGCTTTCGGTAGTTTGAACACTCGTTTTGTAGATGCTGGTGTGCCTACCCTTATTGGAATTCAGCCGAACCAGCCAACAGGCGCAGTGGTTGTAGACGGTTCTGGAAATACATATAATGTTTTAGCTCCTAAAGCTGTTTTTGAAACCAGGCCTATTGCTTTACATCGCCAGCTCAATACCAACTTTGGACAGGCTATAGGTTTGAGTCTCAACTTTCCCATCTTCAATCAATGGTCTACAAGGTCGCAATGGGAACGTGCTAAAGTAAACGTGCAGCAGGCCCAATTGCAGGACGAGCAGGAGAAACTTACGCTTAAATCAAATATCTACAGCGCTTACCAGGATGCCTTTGCTTCTTTGCAGATATACAATGCTTCTCTCAGGAATGTAGAAGCTTCTGAACGCGCTTTCAATATCTCACAAAAGCGGCTGGATGTTGGCTTGCTCGGAACGCTTGATTACCTCATCACGCAGGGCAACCTGAACCGTGCACGTATAGAAGCAGTAAGCAACCGCTACGACTATATCTTTAAACTGAAGGTTTTGGAATTTTATAAAGGCATGGGAGTACAACTATAA